A part of Anaerolineales bacterium genomic DNA contains:
- a CDS encoding EamA family transporter: MMVSPRMNIMKTRMWLALFILYIAWGTTYLAIRYAVETIPPFFVAGVRFLLAGLVLYLWRRLAGDPAPSLRLWRSASISGILLLVGGIGGLTLAEQVVPSGMAALIVAATPLWVILIEAVRPGGQRPSLRTLSGVLIGLVGIFLLLGSHQAEISHAGNEMLGIIILFAAGLSWAGGSIYTHNLPKGGFPLLETGMQLLVGSAGSFLLGLLMGEARGFNLRVVSLQSAFGVGYLVVVGSLIGYVCYTWLLRVAPTSLVMTYAYVNPLVAVLLGTLLAGEVLTSMMLVATPLILGAIGLIHWHQPEQKPHAVAQVSMEASPGCD; encoded by the coding sequence ATGATGGTATCTCCTAGGATGAACATCATGAAAACACGCATGTGGTTGGCCTTGTTCATTTTATATATTGCCTGGGGGACGACCTACCTGGCGATTCGCTATGCCGTCGAAACGATCCCGCCATTCTTTGTGGCCGGGGTACGCTTTCTGCTGGCTGGCCTGGTCTTGTATCTCTGGCGGCGCCTGGCAGGCGACCCAGCCCCATCACTGAGACTGTGGCGTTCAGCCTCGATCAGCGGAATTTTATTGTTGGTGGGCGGTATCGGTGGCCTGACCCTGGCGGAGCAGGTTGTACCTTCCGGGATGGCGGCATTGATCGTGGCAGCCACACCGCTATGGGTGATCCTGATTGAGGCCGTTCGCCCGGGTGGGCAGCGTCCCAGCCTACGTACATTGTCAGGTGTGCTCATCGGCCTAGTGGGTATCTTCCTCCTGTTGGGTTCCCACCAAGCGGAGATCAGTCACGCGGGTAATGAAATGTTGGGGATCATCATCCTGTTCGCCGCTGGGTTATCGTGGGCAGGGGGCTCAATTTATACTCACAACCTGCCCAAGGGAGGTTTTCCATTACTAGAAACTGGCATGCAGCTGCTCGTGGGAAGTGCTGGCTCGTTTTTGCTGGGTTTGCTTATGGGAGAAGCCCGCGGGTTTAATCTCAGGGTGGTCAGCCTGCAGTCTGCGTTTGGAGTAGGTTACCTGGTCGTTGTCGGGTCGCTAATCGGCTATGTTTGCTACACATGGCTGCTGCGTGTTGCGCCTACTTCGCTGGTGATGACCTACGCGTACGTCAACCCCCTGGTGGCAGTGCTGCTGGGGACGTTGCTGGCGGGCGAGGTACTCACCTCCATGATGCTGGTCGCCACCCCATTGATCCTGGGTGCAATTGGGTTGATCCACTGGCACCAGCCGGAACAGAAGCCACACGCCGTCGCTCAGGTTAGCATGGAAGCTTCCCCGGGGTGCGATTAG
- the trpS gene encoding tryptophan--tRNA ligase, which translates to MDKLDSGEIDYTSYQATLKRSQALEADLPVHPGNYRVLTGDRPTGRLHVGHLFGSLLNRLRLERLGVQTYIVIADYQVLTDRDSSETIAENTLQLAIDYLSVGIDPEDGRTFIFPHSHVPELNQLLLPFLTLVTIAELNRNPTVKDEIQAAGRSQINAGMYTYPVHQAADILFCKGNVVPVGKDQLPHVEVTRTIARRFNERYTGEVPVFPEPQALLSNAPLILGLDGSKKMSKSRHNSIELAATEDETAALIKKAKTDADKHITYDPLHRPEVANLLTLISLVTGEAPSAIAESIGAGGGENLKKMLTESLNEYLRPIRLRRRQFEGDRDYLQTMLDAGVRQARQVGEQTLREVRQVMHMEYK; encoded by the coding sequence ATGGATAAACTCGATTCCGGGGAGATTGATTACACTTCCTACCAGGCTACCCTGAAACGCAGCCAGGCCCTCGAAGCCGACCTGCCCGTCCACCCAGGGAATTACCGGGTGTTGACCGGCGATCGCCCGACCGGGCGCCTGCATGTGGGCCACCTGTTCGGGTCGTTGCTGAACCGCCTGCGCCTTGAGCGCCTGGGTGTCCAGACGTATATCGTCATCGCCGATTACCAGGTGTTGACCGACCGTGACAGCTCGGAGACCATCGCTGAGAACACCCTGCAGCTGGCCATCGATTACTTATCGGTGGGCATTGACCCTGAGGATGGCAGGACATTCATCTTCCCACACAGCCATGTGCCTGAGCTCAACCAACTGTTGCTGCCCTTCCTGACTTTAGTAACCATTGCTGAGCTGAACCGCAACCCTACGGTGAAGGATGAGATCCAGGCTGCCGGGCGTAGCCAGATCAATGCCGGGATGTATACGTATCCCGTGCACCAGGCAGCCGATATCTTGTTCTGCAAGGGTAACGTGGTGCCGGTGGGAAAAGACCAGCTACCCCATGTGGAAGTAACCCGCACGATTGCCCGTCGGTTCAACGAGCGCTATACCGGTGAAGTGCCTGTATTCCCTGAACCACAGGCATTATTAAGCAATGCACCCCTCATCCTGGGGTTGGACGGCTCGAAAAAAATGAGCAAGAGCAGGCATAATTCCATCGAGCTGGCAGCCACAGAAGATGAGACTGCCGCCCTGATCAAGAAAGCCAAAACAGATGCCGACAAGCACATCACCTATGACCCGCTTCACCGGCCGGAAGTAGCCAACCTGCTCACCTTGATCAGCCTGGTGACCGGAGAAGCGCCTTCAGCCATTGCAGAGAGCATCGGGGCTGGTGGTGGCGAAAACCTAAAAAAAATGTTGACTGAATCACTCAATGAGTATCTCCGCCCGATCCGCCTCAGGCGCAGGCAGTTTGAAGGGGATCGGGATTACCTTCAAACGATGCTGGATGCAGGGGTGAGGCAGGCACGCCAGGTGGGTGAGCAGACGCTGCGTGAAGTGAGACAGGTGATGCACATGGAGTATAAATAA
- a CDS encoding ZIP family metal transporter has protein sequence MIDKFITLSPVVQALIATLFTWALTGLGACTVFLTRRVSNRFLNAMLGFAAGVMIAAAYWSLLAPSVELSQGGPMPVWFPPVVGFLLGGGVLWLIDRLLPHLHLGFPDADIEGVPTSWKRSTLLMLAVTLHNIPEGLAVGVAFGAAASLTHQVSLASAIALAVGIGIQNFPEGMAIALPLRREGMSVGKSFWYGQFSGMVEPIAGVVGAAAVIAITPLLPYAMSFAAGAMFYVVVEELIPECQREGNTNLPTVAAMAGFALMMLLEIWT, from the coding sequence ATCATCGATAAATTCATTACCTTAAGCCCGGTAGTGCAGGCACTGATCGCCACGCTATTTACCTGGGCCCTCACTGGATTGGGAGCATGCACGGTGTTCTTGACCAGGCGAGTAAGCAATCGGTTCCTGAATGCCATGCTTGGGTTTGCCGCGGGGGTGATGATCGCGGCTGCATACTGGTCCTTGCTGGCCCCCTCTGTGGAATTATCCCAAGGCGGTCCAATGCCGGTATGGTTCCCCCCCGTGGTGGGTTTTCTTCTGGGTGGTGGTGTACTATGGCTGATTGACCGCCTGCTCCCGCACTTACACCTGGGGTTTCCGGACGCTGATATTGAAGGGGTGCCTACCAGCTGGAAACGCAGCACGCTGCTCATGCTGGCAGTGACCCTGCATAATATCCCTGAAGGCCTGGCGGTGGGTGTGGCCTTCGGTGCGGCTGCTTCACTCACCCACCAGGTGAGCCTGGCGAGTGCCATCGCGTTGGCGGTGGGCATTGGCATTCAGAACTTCCCCGAAGGGATGGCCATCGCTTTGCCACTCAGAAGGGAAGGTATGTCAGTCGGCAAGAGCTTCTGGTATGGGCAATTCTCGGGTATGGTAGAACCGATTGCTGGCGTGGTTGGTGCCGCGGCGGTGATCGCCATCACCCCACTTCTCCCCTATGCCATGTCGTTCGCTGCCGGTGCCATGTTCTACGTGGTGGTGGAGGAGCTCATCCCGGAGTGCCAGCGGGAAGGCAATACCAACCTGCCCACTGTGGCAGCCATGGCTGGTTTCGCTCTAATGATGCTGCTCGAAATCTGGACTTAA
- a CDS encoding HIT family protein, with product MPPCIFCAILAGEAPAEFIDRDDFCAAFLDIHPVNPGHVLVVPLAHSELLASVEAATLGHMFRMAQRLDSALRLSGLPCEGVNLFLADGRPAGQEVLHVHLHVIPRYRGDGHHLRFSPEYFKLPSRDELRHNAELLRKQLGGQS from the coding sequence ATGCCCCCTTGCATCTTCTGCGCCATCCTCGCCGGTGAAGCACCCGCAGAATTTATCGATCGCGACGACTTCTGCGCGGCGTTCCTTGACATCCACCCGGTGAACCCGGGCCACGTATTGGTGGTACCGTTGGCCCACTCCGAGCTGCTTGCAAGTGTGGAGGCGGCTACGCTGGGGCACATGTTCAGGATGGCACAACGGTTAGATTCAGCTTTACGCCTGAGCGGATTGCCATGTGAGGGGGTAAATCTGTTCCTGGCGGATGGCCGGCCAGCCGGCCAGGAAGTGCTGCACGTCCACCTGCATGTGATCCCGCGTTACCGAGGTGATGGTCATCACCTGCGCTTCAGCCCCGAGTACTTCAAGCTGCCATCGCGGGATGAATTGCGGCACAATGCGGAGCTGCTGCGTAAGCAGCTGGGAGGTCAGTCATGA
- a CDS encoding uracil-DNA glycosylase, whose protein sequence is MISETAPSDPRDYYYGPCEALFARTTVRAFQEAGAHISNIQDLLEMGIYLTSAVKCGKYEYAVATSTVTHCSALLEREIGLFPNLSVLLLMGDVAIKAMNAIAKRHAEPRVIPAGSTYKIRSGQFSYHGMKVFPSYLQAGPSFGIEKSKVTMIAEDLANALRTAGMA, encoded by the coding sequence CTGATCTCCGAAACCGCCCCCAGTGATCCCAGGGATTACTACTACGGCCCATGCGAGGCACTCTTCGCCCGCACCACCGTGCGCGCTTTCCAGGAAGCCGGAGCCCACATCAGCAACATCCAGGATTTACTGGAGATGGGCATCTACCTGACCAGCGCGGTAAAGTGCGGTAAGTACGAGTATGCTGTGGCGACGAGCACGGTCACCCATTGCTCAGCATTGCTCGAACGGGAGATTGGACTTTTTCCCAACCTGAGTGTCTTATTATTGATGGGTGATGTGGCCATCAAGGCCATGAATGCCATCGCCAAACGCCATGCTGAGCCACGCGTGATTCCAGCGGGATCGACCTACAAGATCCGCTCAGGCCAGTTCAGCTACCACGGTATGAAAGTCTTCCCTTCCTACCTGCAGGCAGGCCCTAGCTTCGGGATCGAGAAGAGCAAGGTCACGATGATCGCTGAGGACCTTGCCAACGCCCTGAGAACTGCGGGTATGGCGTAG
- a CDS encoding excinuclease ABC subunit C, giving the protein MPDPQYCVYIMTDEQHSKLYTGRTGNLKRRVTQHRSGNGGVYTRRYNLVRLVYYEPVEDDGAARLREKQLKRAGKKQRVSLIEHMNPEWADLFESLEI; this is encoded by the coding sequence ATGCCAGACCCACAATATTGCGTCTATATCATGACCGATGAGCAACACAGCAAGCTGTACACCGGTCGTACTGGCAACTTGAAACGCCGGGTGACTCAGCATCGCTCGGGGAACGGTGGCGTATACACGCGCCGCTACAACCTGGTGCGCCTGGTGTACTACGAGCCAGTGGAAGACGATGGAGCCGCCCGGTTGCGCGAAAAACAGCTCAAGCGGGCTGGGAAAAAGCAGCGGGTGAGCCTGATTGAGCACATGAACCCAGAATGGGCAGATTTATTTGAGTCCTTGGAAATATGA
- a CDS encoding NADPH-dependent FMN reductase yields MLKIAIIIGTTRPNRKSETVARWAYEIANLRKDAEYELVDLRDYDLPFFDEPYPPSLRKGIPEYARAWSEKIASFDGFLFVTGEYNHGIPGVLKNAIDYLFYEWNDKAAGFVSYGSAGGARAVEQLRLVMGEVHVADIRPQVMFNTRLDFENMIVFKPNEKHTQLLNTLLDKLVAWSTALQGLRENQDVLAKQ; encoded by the coding sequence ATGTTAAAAATCGCAATCATCATAGGGACCACCCGCCCGAACCGCAAAAGCGAGACTGTTGCCAGATGGGCGTACGAAATCGCCAACCTCCGTAAGGATGCAGAGTATGAGCTGGTGGATTTGAGAGATTATGACCTGCCATTCTTCGATGAGCCGTATCCACCTTCGCTTAGAAAGGGCATCCCTGAATATGCCAGGGCCTGGTCAGAGAAAATTGCGTCGTTTGACGGTTTTCTATTTGTCACCGGTGAATACAACCACGGCATCCCAGGCGTGCTCAAGAACGCCATCGATTACTTGTTTTATGAATGGAACGATAAAGCTGCCGGGTTTGTCAGCTATGGCTCGGCTGGCGGGGCACGTGCGGTTGAACAGCTGCGACTGGTGATGGGTGAGGTCCACGTGGCAGATATCCGGCCCCAAGTGATGTTCAACACCCGCCTCGATTTCGAAAATATGATAGTGTTCAAACCCAACGAAAAGCACACGCAGCTGCTCAATACCTTGCTGGACAAGCTGGTCGCATGGAGCACTGCATTGCAGGGGTTGAGAGAAAATCAGGACGTTCTCGCCAAGCAATGA
- a CDS encoding class I SAM-dependent methyltransferase produces MKSEDLVKQFYSESVHSEWRRLVKNPYHRLELNTTLHFLEKYLPAQGLILDAGGGPGRYTLELAQRGYQMVLLDATQANLDFARRMVRRYGIQDRVKEIACGSIVDLSRYAENTFDAVICTGGPLSHVLDPAGRQQAISELVRVVKPGSPLFVSVIGRLAVLVVILIESQVELDMPHFELLRESGDYHGERGFTACHFYLPEELLGEFSRPDLAILELAGLEGISTQHIREFNRLARDEKRFSSWLQTHYRTCTHPGGVAMSEHMLIISRKQK; encoded by the coding sequence ATGAAGAGTGAGGATCTGGTCAAGCAATTTTATAGTGAGAGTGTCCACAGCGAGTGGCGCCGGTTGGTGAAGAATCCCTACCACCGCCTGGAGCTGAATACCACCTTGCACTTCCTGGAAAAGTATCTGCCTGCACAGGGTTTGATCCTGGATGCGGGCGGTGGACCGGGGCGATACACTCTCGAGTTGGCCCAGCGCGGCTATCAGATGGTACTGCTGGATGCCACCCAGGCTAATCTCGATTTTGCACGGCGGATGGTCAGAAGGTACGGCATTCAGGATAGGGTCAAGGAGATTGCCTGCGGATCGATCGTTGACCTGTCCAGGTATGCGGAGAATACATTCGATGCGGTCATCTGTACGGGAGGGCCGCTATCCCACGTGCTGGACCCGGCTGGCCGGCAGCAGGCCATCAGCGAGCTGGTGCGGGTGGTAAAACCTGGTTCACCCCTGTTCGTATCGGTGATCGGCCGCCTGGCGGTCTTGGTGGTCATCTTAATCGAGTCACAGGTGGAGCTCGATATGCCGCACTTCGAGCTGCTGCGCGAGTCAGGGGATTATCACGGTGAACGCGGCTTCACAGCCTGCCATTTTTACTTGCCTGAGGAGCTGCTAGGTGAATTTTCCCGTCCCGACCTGGCAATCCTCGAGCTGGCCGGATTAGAGGGCATCAGCACCCAGCATATCCGGGAATTTAACCGCCTTGCCAGGGATGAGAAGCGTTTTAGCAGCTGGCTCCAGACGCATTACCGCACCTGTACCCATCCGGGTGGCGTGGCGATGAGTGAGCATATGCTGATCATCAGCCGTAAGCAAAAATGA
- a CDS encoding protein-L-isoaspartate O-methyltransferase, with protein sequence MYTARVASILLLPILLIACAAPAAPTTSSTSEEPSPTPQESGGPYAEQRAALLDDIKAMGIKDEKVLHAMEVVPRHAFVPAEYLEQAYANHPLPIGYGQTISQPYIVAWMTELLELQPGERVLEIGTGSGYQAAVLSDMGVEVYTIEIVPELADKAAKLLAELGYTGIHAKQGDGYYGWEEFAPYDAIIVTAAPDHLPAPLVEQLSPEGRIVIPIGPPGCVQSLWKFAYEGGELKGYNLGGVRFVPFTGEGTEEHQGEATPIP encoded by the coding sequence ATGTACACTGCGAGGGTAGCCAGTATCTTGCTGCTACCCATCCTGCTGATCGCCTGTGCTGCCCCAGCTGCCCCGACCACATCCTCTACCTCAGAAGAACCATCCCCCACTCCACAAGAATCTGGCGGCCCATATGCAGAGCAACGTGCAGCTTTGTTGGACGACATCAAAGCCATGGGGATTAAGGATGAAAAGGTCTTGCATGCCATGGAAGTTGTCCCCCGTCATGCTTTTGTCCCCGCTGAGTACCTGGAACAGGCATATGCCAACCACCCCCTGCCCATTGGGTACGGCCAGACCATCTCCCAACCCTATATCGTGGCCTGGATGACCGAGCTGCTCGAGCTCCAGCCTGGCGAGCGGGTGCTGGAGATCGGTACGGGTTCAGGTTACCAGGCGGCTGTCCTATCAGATATGGGAGTGGAAGTGTATACAATCGAAATCGTGCCCGAGCTGGCAGACAAAGCCGCGAAACTCCTGGCCGAATTAGGATATACCGGCATCCACGCCAAACAGGGGGATGGATATTACGGGTGGGAGGAATTTGCCCCCTATGATGCCATCATCGTGACCGCCGCCCCCGACCACCTGCCTGCCCCCCTGGTGGAACAGCTCAGCCCGGAGGGGCGTATCGTCATCCCCATTGGACCACCCGGGTGTGTGCAGAGCCTGTGGAAGTTCGCTTATGAAGGCGGTGAGCTAAAAGGATATAACCTGGGAGGGGTCAGGTTTGTACCCTTCACAGGGGAAGGCACTGAGGAGCACCAGGGCGAGGCCACACCCATACCGTAA
- a CDS encoding ABC transporter permease, which yields MKSLLKMTWMEIKLFLREPVGAFFTLIFPLMLLFIFGSIYGNTPSQYFNGQGTVDISVPAYTAMIIATTSLVGLTITVTSYREKGILRRLRTTPINPMTVLVAQVIVLFLMTLLGMLILIIAGKVVYHLRFEGNAFFVLLGFILSLLSFFALGFILAGLLPTARTAQVVGMVILYPMLFLSGAGFPRELLPEAIKKVGAFLPLTYVVNLLRGLWVGDPWRLHVTDVLVLTGMLLISLLISLKTFRWE from the coding sequence ATGAAAAGCCTGCTCAAGATGACCTGGATGGAGATCAAGCTGTTCCTGCGCGAGCCGGTAGGAGCATTCTTTACCCTGATCTTCCCCCTGATGCTGCTGTTTATCTTCGGCTCGATTTACGGGAACACTCCCAGCCAATACTTTAATGGCCAGGGCACTGTGGATATCTCTGTGCCGGCATACACCGCCATGATCATTGCCACCACCAGCCTGGTGGGCCTGACGATTACCGTGACGTCCTACCGTGAAAAGGGCATCCTGCGCCGGTTGCGCACCACTCCCATCAACCCAATGACCGTGCTGGTAGCCCAGGTGATCGTCCTGTTTCTGATGACCCTGTTGGGCATGCTGATCCTCATCATCGCCGGGAAGGTGGTTTATCACTTGCGCTTTGAAGGCAATGCTTTTTTCGTGTTGCTGGGCTTCATATTGAGCTTGCTGAGCTTTTTTGCGCTTGGCTTCATCCTGGCTGGCTTACTGCCCACGGCTCGCACTGCCCAGGTGGTGGGCATGGTGATCCTGTACCCGATGCTGTTCCTATCCGGCGCAGGTTTCCCACGCGAGCTGCTGCCTGAGGCGATCAAAAAGGTCGGTGCGTTCCTACCCCTTACATACGTGGTCAATCTGTTGCGCGGCTTGTGGGTGGGTGACCCTTGGCGTTTGCATGTAACCGATGTCCTGGTCTTAACCGGCATGCTCCTTATCAGCCTGCTCATCTCGCTCAAGACTTTCCGCTGGGAATGA
- a CDS encoding multidrug ABC transporter ATP-binding protein, with protein MDAVVNVEGLSKAYGETIAVDEISFQVYQGEIFGMVGPNGAGKTTTIECLEGLRKPDRGQLTVLNVDPQHESHYLHMHTGMQLQQSNLPERMKVWEALDLYSSFYPEATSWQQLLVELGLEDKRNSAFAKLSGGQKQRLFIALALLPNPQLIFLDELTTGLDPQARHAIWDLVLRVREQGKTILLTTHYMEEAERLCDRVAIIDHGRIVALDTPAELISNYGGGETLTFTVDRLLPAEVLDKLEQCGHIDVQGNTVVLRGDGSQGAQVSEVVLLLTSLGVQFRNMRSEGATLEDVFLKLTGREMKD; from the coding sequence ATGGACGCCGTTGTGAATGTTGAAGGATTATCTAAAGCCTATGGAGAGACCATCGCCGTAGATGAGATCAGTTTTCAAGTTTATCAGGGCGAAATCTTTGGAATGGTAGGCCCAAATGGCGCTGGTAAAACCACTACAATCGAATGCCTAGAGGGTTTACGGAAACCCGACCGTGGTCAATTGACCGTACTGAATGTCGATCCACAGCATGAAAGCCATTATCTGCACATGCACACGGGGATGCAGCTCCAACAATCCAACCTGCCCGAGCGGATGAAGGTTTGGGAAGCATTGGATCTTTACAGCTCCTTCTACCCCGAGGCTACCAGCTGGCAGCAGCTATTGGTCGAGCTTGGTTTGGAAGATAAGCGGAATAGTGCATTCGCAAAACTATCCGGCGGGCAGAAGCAGCGCCTGTTCATTGCCCTGGCACTCCTACCCAACCCTCAGCTAATCTTCCTGGATGAGCTGACCACCGGTTTAGACCCACAAGCTCGCCACGCCATTTGGGACTTGGTTCTCCGAGTCCGAGAACAGGGTAAGACCATCCTGTTAACCACGCACTACATGGAAGAAGCCGAGCGGCTATGTGACCGGGTGGCGATTATCGATCATGGACGGATTGTTGCCCTCGACACTCCCGCGGAGCTGATCAGCAATTATGGCGGTGGAGAAACCCTCACCTTCACTGTGGACCGTCTCCTGCCGGCGGAGGTCCTGGATAAGTTGGAGCAGTGCGGTCACATTGACGTGCAGGGCAATACTGTGGTGCTACGTGGGGATGGTAGCCAGGGAGCACAGGTCAGCGAGGTCGTGCTGCTTCTGACCAGCCTGGGTGTCCAATTCCGTAATATGCGCTCTGAAGGGGCGACCCTGGAAGATGTTTTCCTGAAATTGACCGGGCGCGAGATGAAAGATTGA
- a CDS encoding transcriptional regulator: MAELNETIHQTVRLRIMAALVTLSPKEELEFTYLRDLLEVTDGNLGAHLRKLEESGYISINKIFVERKPRTYVSATPEGRKVFAEHVAALEAILKNK; this comes from the coding sequence ATGGCAGAGCTGAATGAAACAATCCACCAAACTGTACGGCTGCGTATCATGGCTGCCTTGGTCACGCTTTCTCCAAAAGAAGAGTTGGAGTTTACCTATCTGCGTGATCTCCTTGAAGTGACCGATGGCAACCTGGGTGCCCACCTGCGGAAATTGGAAGAATCAGGTTATATCTCCATCAACAAGATCTTTGTAGAACGCAAACCGCGTACCTATGTGTCAGCCACACCTGAAGGGCGGAAAGTCTTCGCAGAACATGTCGCAGCCCTGGAGGCAATACTAAAAAACAAGTAA
- a CDS encoding choloylglycine hydrolase, translating into MRFLKIIILLILLSACSTATPPAEPTIAQVVSPTAEQGSAPADTAATLSSLEQLDEYPFYVMRYIGDYVYPKISTSLPGQSQFACALFAAMGFPADMFYGRNFDWEYSPALLLFTDPPDGYASVSMVDLTFLGIPAEKAAALQNLQTTYQDAMLNAPALPFDGMNEYGLAIGMAAIPEEYIDDASYDSSRPDIGSIGIIRQVLDHARNVEQALSIFKQFNVMFSGGPPIHYLIADPSGKAVLVEFFNGEMVVLPNESPWHLATNHLRCIAEGDGGCPRYHKLNEQLTASGGQLDTSAALKLLSDVKQGITQWSSVYNMSSGDISIVIGQAYDKAFSFHLDLVNP; encoded by the coding sequence ATGCGCTTCCTGAAGATAATCATTTTGCTCATACTGCTTTCTGCTTGCAGCACCGCCACACCCCCAGCAGAGCCCACAATCGCACAGGTAGTTTCACCAACTGCCGAGCAAGGCAGTGCACCTGCGGATACTGCAGCCACGCTGAGCAGCCTTGAGCAGCTGGATGAGTATCCATTTTATGTCATGCGCTATATCGGAGACTACGTTTACCCAAAGATCAGCACTAGCCTGCCAGGGCAAAGCCAATTTGCCTGCGCACTGTTCGCTGCCATGGGGTTTCCGGCAGATATGTTCTATGGTCGTAACTTCGATTGGGAGTATAGCCCGGCACTGCTGCTCTTCACCGATCCACCGGATGGATATGCCTCGGTTAGCATGGTCGACCTGACCTTCCTGGGCATCCCTGCAGAAAAAGCTGCAGCATTGCAGAACCTCCAGACGACCTACCAGGACGCCATGCTCAACGCGCCTGCTTTGCCTTTTGATGGGATGAACGAATATGGACTAGCCATCGGGATGGCGGCTATTCCGGAAGAATATATAGACGATGCCAGCTATGACTCTTCTCGGCCGGATATCGGATCCATCGGAATCATCCGCCAGGTGCTCGATCATGCCCGCAATGTCGAGCAGGCCCTGTCAATCTTTAAACAATTTAATGTCATGTTCTCCGGTGGGCCACCCATTCACTACCTGATCGCTGACCCAAGTGGAAAAGCGGTGCTGGTGGAATTTTTTAATGGTGAAATGGTTGTTTTACCCAATGAATCTCCCTGGCATTTGGCCACCAACCACCTGCGTTGCATCGCCGAGGGTGATGGGGGCTGCCCACGCTACCATAAGCTCAACGAGCAACTGACCGCCTCTGGTGGGCAGCTCGATACCTCTGCGGCTCTCAAGCTGCTTTCTGATGTAAAACAAGGCATCACCCAATGGTCTTCGGTGTATAACATGAGCAGTGGGGATATCAGCATCGTCATCGGCCAGGCTTACGATAAGGCATTTTCCTTTCATCTCGATCTGGTTAACCCATAA